One genomic window of Mucilaginibacter sp. SJ includes the following:
- a CDS encoding alpha-L-arabinofuranosidase C-terminal domain-containing protein → MMRKIGCITLLLILAFAGFKTFAQQKADVARPKKISPDLFGIFFEDLSYAADGGLYAELIQNRSFEYSPADNRDWNSLTAWKYQTDGFGYGTISVETAAPVHPNNPHYILLDIQDEGQKGVGLENSGFDGIPVKAGKNYNFSVFLNVLSNQSLPVKVALVDRKGKELGSSSFTTADKGWKKYAEQIHVSFDNDSAKLVLLIKAKGKVGIDMVSLFPEETFKNHKNGLRADLAQVIADIKPKFMRFPGGCLTHGDGVANIYRWKNTIGPVEQRVEQRNIWNYHQSVGLGYFEYFQFCEDIGAKPVPVLAAGVSCQNSGGTWKIGGTGQKGIPMEEMKAYVQDVLDLIEYANGPATSTWGAKRAAAGHPAPFNLEYLGIGNEDKITGVFEERFRMIYDAVHKAYPEIKIIGTVGPSPKGEDFEKGWKLADQLSVGIVDEHYYEKPQWFLKNTSRYDSYNRLRSKVYIGEYASWGNTLFNALAEAVYMTSLERNGDVVRMASYAPLIARIGHTSWNPNLIYFNGTQVFPTVNYYVQQQFAVNSGNEYLPGVIKLKGEKAAIDTTAGVSIVRDSATGDLILKIANAGNAPVSGEADLSKIGQLPKSATLTVITGKPEVKNSSENPQAVLPQSSVIKLQRKWAFTVPAYSLTVVRIGGANAKKNK, encoded by the coding sequence ATGATGAGAAAAATAGGCTGCATTACACTGCTGTTAATACTTGCATTTGCCGGCTTTAAGACCTTTGCCCAGCAAAAAGCCGATGTTGCAAGACCTAAAAAGATTAGTCCGGATCTTTTCGGGATCTTTTTTGAGGATTTAAGTTATGCTGCTGATGGTGGCCTTTATGCCGAACTTATTCAAAACCGCTCATTTGAGTACAGCCCGGCCGATAACCGTGACTGGAACTCGCTGACCGCCTGGAAATACCAGACGGATGGTTTTGGTTACGGTACAATTTCGGTGGAGACTGCCGCCCCGGTTCATCCCAATAACCCGCATTATATTTTACTTGATATCCAGGATGAAGGACAAAAGGGTGTAGGACTTGAAAATTCCGGGTTTGATGGGATCCCTGTAAAGGCTGGTAAAAACTATAATTTTTCGGTTTTTTTGAACGTGCTGTCCAATCAGTCTTTACCTGTAAAGGTCGCCCTTGTTGACCGGAAGGGTAAAGAATTAGGTTCATCCTCATTTACAACAGCCGATAAAGGCTGGAAAAAATACGCCGAACAGATTCATGTGTCGTTTGATAACGACAGCGCCAAATTGGTGTTATTGATCAAGGCAAAGGGGAAAGTTGGGATTGATATGGTGTCATTATTCCCGGAAGAAACTTTTAAAAATCATAAAAATGGATTACGGGCCGATCTGGCACAGGTTATTGCCGACATAAAGCCAAAGTTTATGCGTTTTCCCGGCGGCTGCCTTACCCATGGTGATGGTGTCGCCAATATTTATCGCTGGAAAAATACCATCGGCCCGGTTGAGCAGCGTGTAGAACAGCGTAACATCTGGAACTATCATCAGTCGGTAGGTTTGGGATATTTTGAATATTTCCAGTTTTGTGAGGATATCGGGGCAAAACCGGTGCCGGTGCTTGCGGCAGGCGTAAGTTGTCAAAATTCGGGTGGAACCTGGAAAATAGGCGGCACCGGACAAAAGGGTATCCCGATGGAAGAAATGAAAGCTTATGTACAGGATGTTCTTGATTTGATAGAGTATGCCAACGGGCCGGCTACTTCAACATGGGGGGCTAAACGCGCCGCGGCAGGGCATCCCGCGCCTTTTAACCTGGAATACCTTGGCATCGGCAATGAGGATAAAATCACCGGCGTATTTGAAGAACGGTTTAGGATGATCTATGATGCCGTACACAAGGCCTATCCCGAAATTAAAATTATTGGTACGGTTGGGCCAAGTCCGAAAGGCGAAGATTTTGAAAAAGGATGGAAGTTGGCCGATCAGCTTTCGGTTGGCATTGTTGATGAGCATTATTATGAAAAACCGCAATGGTTTTTGAAAAACACCTCACGTTATGATTCATATAACAGGTTAAGGTCAAAAGTTTACATAGGCGAATATGCTTCGTGGGGTAATACCTTGTTCAATGCCCTGGCCGAAGCTGTTTATATGACCAGTTTAGAACGTAACGGCGATGTTGTAAGGATGGCATCCTATGCTCCGCTTATTGCCAGGATAGGCCATACCTCATGGAATCCCAATTTGATATATTTTAACGGCACGCAGGTTTTTCCGACTGTAAACTATTATGTTCAGCAGCAATTTGCCGTTAATTCGGGCAATGAGTATTTGCCGGGTGTAATAAAGCTGAAAGGTGAAAAAGCAGCTATTGACACTACGGCAGGCGTATCAATAGTACGCGACTCAGCTACAGGAGATTTGATCCTGAAAATTGCCAATGCCGGTAATGCTCCCGTTTCGGGAGAGGCCGATCTGTCAAAAATTGGCCAACTGCCTAAATCGGCAACACTTACAGTAATTACAGGAAAGCCAGAAGTGAAAAATTCTTCCGAAAACCCGCAAGCTGTTCTTCCACAATCCTCAGTAATAAAATTGCAAAGAAAATGGGCTTTCACTGTACCTGCCTATTCATTGACCGTGGTCAGAATTGGTGGCGCAAATGCAAAAAAGAACAAATAA
- a CDS encoding family 43 glycosylhydrolase — MKKIVLLCILVSFCTVVVAQSQQKFSAYLFTYFTGSKGGEEIRFALSNDGYHFRALNNNRPVLNSADISATGGVRDPHIMRAADGKTFYMVATDMNTEKYGWGPDYSMVLLKSTDLVHWTSKTIDITKTFEKFAGVNRVWAPQTIYDPQEKKYMIYWSMRFGEEADKIYYAYANKDFTGLEAEPKQLFFKPDGGACIDGDIVYKNNKYYLFFKTEGSGAGIKIAVSDKLTSGYVLRDKYVQQTKDPVEGAGTFKLNDGSGYILMYDMYTQGKYQFTRTTDLENFKLIDDEVSMNFHPRHGTVMPITSKEATRLTAKWETAEDVVLSPVNKQIKTINIVLDTANHKVHLPVKPGTSLKSFDPRFTLFPGVTISPVKPQDFTKGPVKYSVTIAGKKAQVFEVTAQETHNPAIAGYYADPEILYAEKTGKFYIYPTSDGFDGWSGKYFKAFSSDDMVNWKDEGKILDLPQDVSWAKKNAWAPCIIEKKIDNEYKYFYYFAAAQKIGVATANDPAGPFTDSGKPLIAQLPEGVKGGQQIDADVFTDPQTGKNYLYWGNGYMAVAELNDDMISLKPGTTKILTPYSHYNEGTYVFYRNGIYYFMWSENDTRSPNYSVHYGTSKSPLGPIEIPQQNTVIAKDAAKGIYGTGHNSVIQIPGTDEWYIVYHRFNYPKGITMGDAAGYNREVCIDKMEFDGNGLIKQVTPTHEGIKPVQVKK, encoded by the coding sequence ATGAAGAAAATAGTTTTACTGTGTATTTTAGTCAGCTTTTGTACAGTAGTTGTAGCACAGTCACAGCAGAAATTCAGCGCCTATCTTTTTACGTATTTTACAGGCAGCAAAGGCGGCGAAGAAATTCGTTTTGCTTTGAGTAACGATGGTTATCATTTCCGTGCCTTGAATAACAATCGCCCGGTTTTAAATTCGGCCGATATCAGTGCTACGGGCGGCGTACGTGATCCGCACATTATGCGTGCTGCCGACGGTAAGACTTTTTACATGGTAGCAACCGATATGAACACCGAAAAATACGGCTGGGGGCCAGATTATTCCATGGTGCTGCTGAAATCAACCGACCTGGTACACTGGACTTCAAAAACGATTGATATCACCAAAACTTTTGAAAAGTTTGCAGGCGTGAACAGGGTATGGGCGCCGCAAACTATTTATGATCCACAGGAAAAAAAGTATATGATCTACTGGTCGATGCGCTTTGGTGAAGAGGCCGATAAGATCTATTATGCCTATGCCAACAAGGATTTTACAGGCCTTGAAGCTGAACCTAAACAGCTTTTCTTTAAACCCGATGGCGGTGCTTGTATCGACGGAGATATTGTTTATAAGAACAATAAATATTACCTGTTTTTTAAAACAGAAGGATCAGGTGCAGGTATAAAGATAGCCGTATCGGATAAGTTAACTTCAGGCTATGTGTTGCGCGATAAATACGTACAGCAAACCAAAGACCCGGTAGAAGGGGCCGGTACTTTTAAATTAAACGATGGCAGCGGTTATATTTTGATGTATGATATGTATACGCAAGGTAAGTACCAGTTCACCAGGACAACCGATCTCGAAAATTTTAAACTGATTGATGATGAGGTATCCATGAATTTTCATCCACGCCATGGTACAGTGATGCCAATAACTTCAAAAGAGGCGACGAGGTTAACTGCCAAATGGGAAACGGCTGAAGATGTAGTACTTTCGCCGGTAAACAAGCAGATTAAAACTATCAATATCGTTTTAGATACGGCGAACCATAAAGTTCACCTGCCTGTAAAACCGGGTACAAGTTTAAAATCATTTGACCCCCGGTTTACCTTATTTCCCGGCGTTACTATCAGCCCGGTGAAACCGCAGGATTTTACCAAAGGCCCGGTTAAATATTCTGTAACTATAGCCGGTAAAAAAGCGCAGGTTTTTGAGGTTACTGCCCAGGAAACCCATAACCCGGCTATTGCAGGATACTATGCCGATCCGGAGATCTTGTATGCCGAGAAGACAGGCAAATTCTATATCTATCCTACCAGCGATGGCTTTGATGGCTGGTCGGGCAAATATTTTAAGGCTTTTTCTTCAGATGATATGGTGAACTGGAAAGACGAGGGTAAGATACTTGATTTACCGCAGGACGTGAGCTGGGCTAAAAAGAATGCCTGGGCTCCTTGTATCATCGAAAAAAAGATCGACAATGAGTATAAATATTTCTACTATTTTGCCGCCGCTCAAAAAATAGGAGTGGCAACAGCAAATGATCCGGCAGGGCCGTTTACCGACTCGGGTAAACCTTTGATAGCACAATTGCCTGAAGGTGTAAAAGGCGGACAGCAGATTGATGCTGATGTTTTTACCGACCCGCAAACCGGTAAAAACTATTTGTACTGGGGAAATGGCTATATGGCTGTGGCCGAGTTAAACGATGATATGATTTCATTAAAACCAGGTACTACCAAGATCCTCACGCCTTACTCGCATTATAACGAAGGCACCTATGTGTTTTATCGCAATGGAATTTATTACTTCATGTGGTCGGAAAATGATACCCGGAGCCCTAATTATAGTGTGCATTACGGCACTTCTAAATCTCCTTTGGGGCCAATCGAAATTCCGCAGCAAAATACGGTTATAGCCAAAGATGCTGCCAAAGGTATTTACGGAACCGGTCATAACTCTGTTATCCAGATCCCTGGTACCGATGAGTGGTATATTGTTTATCACCGTTTCAATTATCCCAAAGGGATTACCATGGGCGATGCCGCAGGCTACAACCGTGAGGTATGTATTGATAAAATGGAATTTGATGGCAATGGATTGATCAAACAGGTAACCCCTACACATGAAGGTATAAAACCTGTACAGGTTAAAAAGTAA